The Solanum pennellii chromosome 7, SPENNV200 DNA segment AGAGGTAGATTGAAAAAGTATTAGGGAGATGATTAGATAGGACATGATGCAACTTCATATTACCAAGAACATGACTCTAAATAACGAGTGGAGGACACGTATTACCATAGAAAGGTTAGTAAGGGTAGAGGATTGTCTTGCCTTGCGACAATTTAGGCTTGTTGGTGGATGTCATTAGTACTTATCGTATCCTTGTAGGTCTTGACATATgttgtttattgtattttgagtATCACACTAttttgctattgttgttgtttctcTCTTGTAGACTCTATATTGTTCTTCTTATTAATTGCTATGTTTTCTTCTTCCTTTACTTGATCTAATGGTCTATCAGAAACGACCTCTCTACCTCCTCGAGGTAATGGTAAGGACTGTGTACACTCTACCgtccccagaccccacttagTGAGATTTCACTGCgtatggtgttgttgttgtaaatCTCTGAGAAGATAATAGTATAATTCGAAATGccgtcaatttttttatatatatgaatatccAATTTATCATACTTGTGTTGGAACTAGCGGTAGCTTTGTTCATGAGCAAGACATTAGCTCTATGTAAAATGTTGTTTGTAATTTATATGATCAGTATTTACATTTTGCTGGTCGTATGAGTGAATACATTGTTACCATAAAGGTATAGGATATAGTAATTTGACATGCCAGTTATTTTAAATTACTCTTATCTTGTTCTTATTATCTTAAGTCTATGTGTCTGACGAGAAGTTTTGCAGACCAAAAATGTCTGAAGTGTTACTTAATGCGGCTCTTCCGATCCTAATGAAGGAATTGTTTGACAAAGTTGATTCTCAAATTCGAAATGTTCTTGGATTTGAAGATGAGTTTGACAAGATGAAGTCAGAGCTTGTAACTTTGCAATCATACCTCGGAGATTTGGACAGGCACAAAGAGAAGTCCAAGAGTGCTGAGGTTGCCTCTACGAAACTAAGAGAAGTGATTGACAGATTAGATGATTTGGTCAGTGACTGCACAAACCGAGTAGCATATGAAAATATGAGAAAGAGAATTTGGTCTGTTATTTCTCCACGTGGAATGAAATTTCGTAACCAGGTTGGAAAGAAGTTGGCAGAAATCAACAGGGATATAGTGAGTATTCGTGAAAGTTTGAAGATCATTACCCCTATGATTAGCCTATGTAAAAGTGAAGAGTCTGGCAGTAGCGGTGGTGGTAGTAATTGGGGAAGGGTGCGATGGACATCAGACATGATCGATGAATCTCAGACCGTTGGCTTAGCTGAAGATACCAACACACTGAAAAagtggattcttcctttcaacGGATCGTTACAACTCATTGCCATTGTGGGGATGGGAGGTCTGGGTAAAACCACACTTACCCAAAAGATTTACAACGATAGACAAGTGTGTTCACGCTTTCAGGGGAGAATTTGGGTTTGTAAATCAACTTCTAGTGAGCTTGATATCATGAAGAGTATTCTGGAGCAACTCAAAAAAGATGATCGCGGGTCAGATAGAAATGTGTTGTTGAAGAGAATTCATGAAGAACTTTCCAAGAAAAAGTACTTAATTGTCATGGATGATGTGTGGAGCATTGATGACGGGTGGTGGAGACGGATCTTAGAAGGACTTCCCGAAGCAAAGAAGCAGGACAGCTGTATCATTATTACATCTAGAAATGAAGAAGTTGTTAAGAGAATGGGAGTCAAGGAAGAACAAATTCATCGACCCAAGTTGCTTTCTGAGGAAGAGGGCTGGTCGTTATTTTGCAAGGTTGCGTTCGCGTCATCCAAGGGAGAATGCAACGATATTGGACTAGAACGTGTTGGAAAAGACATTCTGAAGAAATGTGCTGGTCTTCCCCTTGCAATCAAGACAATTGGAGGTCTGTTGTCATCGAAGAATCAGTTATGTTCCGCGTGGAAGGAGGTATATCAATATTTGCCTCATATATTGGCAGATGAAAGTAAGAGCGATGATTCTTTAATGGCTACATTGCAACTGAGTTATGATGCGCTTCATCCTCAGCAAAAGCAATGTATTCTGTGTTTTGCAATTTATCCGGAGGATTATGAGATCGAGGTTGATCAACTGGTAAATTGGTGGATAGGAGAAGGATTCATTCACAAGGAATGGACAAAAACTCCAAGAAAAATGGCTCTTGAATGTATATCAGAATTGATAAGTCGATGCCTCATTGAAGCTGTGAGGAAAAGAAACTATGACGGGAGAGTTTACAGTTGCAAGATGCATGACATGATTCGAGAAATGATAATTAGAGTTGCAAGAGAAGAGAGCTTTTGTAGTTTAGATAAGAATAATACAAACATAGCCACAATCAACTGTCGCCGATTGGGTGTGACAGATGAAACATTGCTGCAACCTTTGGATGGAAACTCGAATTTAAGGGCACTTCTTCTCACCAAAGCCAAATACATTGGCTTCACTAAGAAGGTTGCATTGGCTCAAGTCAAGTCTCTCCGGGTTTTAGACCTCTCGCACCTTAAGTTTAAGGAGAATTCCGAATTTTGTGAAGATGATATGTGGCGTTGGATCACATCTTTGAAACGCCTAAATTATTTGAGCTTCCGAGACGTGGAAAATTTGACTAAACTGCCACGATCCATCAAGAAGTTATGGGGCCTCCAAATTTTGGTACTTGGTGAATGCATCAAATTACAACAGTTACATAGATCAATCGCCCTTCTTCCGAAGCTGATTGTCTTGGATGTGGGGAATTGTACCTCTCTTTCTTATCTACCCCGCGGAATCTCCAAACTCATCCATCTTCAAGAATTGTATGGCTTCAAGATACCTAATGCTAGGGTATCAAAAGCATGTCACTTGCGTGACCTAAAGGATCTTATAGACCTTCGAGTGTTACAATTGGATGTCGTAGAAGAAAGCATGATAGAGGAAGACGAACTAACAGCACTGGCACAGTTTGAACATCTAAGGATGCTAATTATCAATGCTGGTGATCGGGACGATGAGATTTTCTTAGAGAGGCTGGACAAGTTTTTACCACCTAAGTCTCTCAAAGAATTGTACCTAAGGCACTTCCGTGGGCGTACTACACCAGCATGGATAGCTCCTAAATTGTTAAATGGACTACAATATCTTTGTATCGAAGACTCGTTTGAGTTGCATCGTCTGAGTGATCGTTTCAGGGGTAGTGACGGAAAAAAATGGGAAATCGAAGGACTATGCTTCAAATACTTACCAAATCTAGAAGAGACATGGGAAGAAATCACAAGTGCAATGCCTGGGCTTAAGTATGTTGAAGTAAGCCACTGCAACTCGCTGAAATCGTTCCCGTGTGATGTTGAGGGTATAGGATTTTGGAGAAAAACAGAGTAAGAagatgatgagatgaactaATATCTTAGTATTATTCAGTTTGTTTGCTGTCCATTTATGTTCTATTAAACTCTACTTAGTTTGATGGTATTTCTCATTTCACTTTTGATTTGTAACAAGTGGTGTTGATTGTGGTAAGTATTGAATAGCAAGTGTTGTAATAACAATTATGAGTGATTATGTTGTATATGCTGGCATTGAGAGTGGTTTCTGTTGTATTCACTGACTAGATGAACTTGCAACTCTTTCTTACTACGACCAATTGCTCTCTccgttcatttttacttgtccacTATATTGACTTTACACATTCTTTCACaaatagtaataattaatatgagtattttaacaaaataaaataatttgaacatgcaaaaatgaattttttgacTTGTCATGTTTTCTCTATGTTGTGGTTTTAACTTATTACTACaccaaaaatgatctttagccGCATATAATTAGCAGCAATAGCTTAATTACCGTTAAATATGTACAATTAACATTTTTTGTAAATGTTTCTAAATTCAAAAACGGAGCCAGAATTTCAGGCTTGTGGATTCTAATTTTTAAAGGGACAACAATTTAAAAATGACAAAACACAACTTTTGTTAATGAGATGCTaatcatgttttaaaatattacctTCGATATTGTTATCGTAAAAActtgatttaataattttaaatggaAAAATTAGCAAATCAGTCAAACTCCctaacataattattaaaaacatatatactttaaaataattagtgaaaatgtcaatatgtcaatattttaccaaataaaatgtatcttaatataattaattttctttccttttatttctcaaatcagGCCCCACATTCCACTAATTTTACTCCCCAATACatgtgaaaaaagaaaagaaaagttctCATTACTCACTTTCCCCTCTTTCTAGGTTCTTACGCTCAATTTCTCCCTTCACTCTCTTGAGTTTTTCACCATTGTTCTCTTCTTTCCTTGTGAAAATCAcctcttctattttctttcaatttgttCAAGAAATTCTcaattccttcaaaatattcttCACTCAAGGATAAAGGTACATACATTGTCGTATCTTTTGAGATTTCTCTCTATTATGTTAAGACACTAttagtaaaatataaataattttatttgggtGCATGAGGATTTCGAAAAACTTGTTGAAGACCAAGAACAATTTCGTGttagtttgttttgtatttataattttttcttagaattttgtatccttttttaattaatattcaaattagTATGTATgctattaatatttgtattcattcaaaatctcATGTTAGTATAGTTTTAGAGTATTGTATTTGTTCCTAATTGAATCTATCCCAAATATATACtagatatgtattttatttatatgtaaaacAACTTCCTATtagtttcttttgtttttttattttaaaaaattagaatttgtatcctttctcaatttgtatttcaaatcgtatgtatacaattaatattgttattcattcaaaaatcatGTTGCATAGTTTATGAATCTGATATTTGtttctaatttgtatttattctaaaggtatgtcaactagttaaaaattttatttaagaatgattacaacaaatattcacttattccttttcaattttatatttcattctcactttttcatcatactattttttttttattttatatattatcatacaaaattctaaataaaaactagaataaatggaaatacaaataaaatacatattgaaataaatacGAAACAcgagatttttgaagaaaaaaataaatacacatgaaaaaaatatatgaatataaatatgtttcttaaataaCTATAGATTTGCTTAGCATACCTATTGAAATGaatataaactaataaaaaatacaagtttCGTCATACAAACTACATAAAACTATAATGAATATAATAGAATATAACAGTGGGATGAATACAAGTTAAAAAAGGTTATctagagagaaaaaaacaaaatttgaaatttctttgaaaatttaactgatgagaaaattaagtgattcttacctttttcttaaaaaatattctctcccttgattttctctcttttgttattaaataattatattctttcaataaaaacaaataataaaaacatatataagatacataacaaactaaaattgacatttttactaaatattgaaagtgttacTAATAAGCgctcttaaattttaaaatattgacattttaaaattttcctttcTAAAATTAGGAGTAACtaaattttttacttataaacCTTTGAGAGTTTGTCCATGTAACAAGGAAATGGACATAGTTTGGGCCAAActgaaaattgaaacttttggatattaatttggttaatatttttggattatAAATTGgactttgaattttatttttaaatttaggaATGTCAAACGAAATATCAATTTTAGTATTACGGATTTTTGGTTATTCTTTTGAATATccgaaaattcaaaaaaaaaaatattttacactCAGTCCTATCCATACTATATGTATCTCATGCTAATAAGTTTAATCTCTAAATGTGCAATTGATTGTTCTTTCTGTTGGAGAtatgtttcttatttttcttcgaattaagaaaaagaaaaaaaaagttagagaGTCGCATTTAGAGATTAAATTCCATGAGCTAAAATGATAATTGTGCTAGGAGTACACAAAAATTGTACTTTAGAAGTTAAAATTACTTTCTacggtaaaaaaaattaataacaaaattttagatatttgtCTCTCCATTAGTTTTGAAGCTCTATATGTTAAGTTCGATATTCATTAATTTCTGTAAAAGTATGCCCGGTAAAATTACAaagttgattattttatttagtaaggaaagaaaatcttaaacaaataggtaaaataaaaatagaattctaattaccttatattactatatttgatatttatattttataaaataaaatattaataacaaaacaaattgCCTTAAAGGTATGTGCTAGTGTAAAAAAAGTATACACCAACAGTACATTAAAGTTAAACTCTTAAAATAATAGTCCGCAAAAGTAATATAAATGGCCAgtagttataattatttttgagcAACTTTCACATTTTGCAATTGCTAAATGTgtaactttttcattttttatttctggacttgatgaagagttggctaCAAAGGCCTTGGTGGAAATCCTTGTTGGACTTGGGGCCTGGGTTGTTCTTCTACAGTAAGATTAATGAGCTATATATAAGTGTATCAAATTTAGTACcaagaaatattatttgaaattggATACTTCTTATACAAATCTATTTCTATAAAAATTTCCTAGAAATTATTGGAAGAAATCATCACCAACAAGAGAGATTTTAAGTGGTCAATCaactgaattattaatatttcagACTACGAGGTTGGTTACGTACACATGAAGTGTGCCGGATGATGGGGAGGATACTATCAATAAGAGGAATGCCACTTGTGTTTGAACCAAAGATAAGAGGGTAGAAGTCAAGAGGATCAATGTTGATTGCTATAAACACTAAAAGATGTGAAGTTCATACACACATGGtcagaattaaaatttaaaatttataaatttgaaaattcaattcttataatttatcgagttttaaattaataatttatcataCATTACAAATATAAATCAGAGATATTGAACTTGACCGAACATGTAACTAACACAATGGTTCACATGCTTCATTTTACCACAATATCTATCATGCAAGCATTGTAGGGGACAAATGGACTCTAAGCCTAAAACCTATCATGATCAATCTCACTTTCATTAATGTCTTTTTCACTTTTAGATAGTTGATAATTTTCCACATAAATATTGTCTTTTCATATTTGCCATATTTTAAAGAGATGTTTAGTAAGGTGAGTTGGATTGTTTAATTTTTGCAGCTAAGTTTGGTCCCATTTGTAAACCAAAGAAGCTGCACGAACGATAGGGATTTAAAAGTTAGCACTATTCAACTACAGGGTACATATAATAAAGGATTGGTCAATATTTGTCAATAAATGTAGAGTACTACTCTCAATGGCACCATGCATGCatcttatatattataaaaaaatataaaatagtgcTTTTGATTCTATGGTCATATATATTACCAACAAATTAATTCTTCTTTTCATGTCTTACAGATCTAGTCACATTATAATTGCTTTTTCATGATCCATCATGTCAACTAGACTTTAGTTCAATTACTATCCTATGTCTCAATTTATACgactatcttttatattttgagagtcaaataatttaaatttgatcagaaatttatgcatagaatcttcaaatgttttttaaaataaaatttatatatttgtaaactacatAAAATACTATGAATCTCagtaattgataattcaaaatgtttaaaagatctatgaaaaatttacgaTAAAAAATGGACTTATTTTACTGTTGAGATCCGAAATGTGACATATAATTTGGAACGGAGGGAGGAGCAATTACCAGCCACCGAGCATCATCTCATCTTCTTTAACTTATCGGACTGATTCAGAATTTGAGGTTTATAATAATGATTACTAAGAATATTactataataacaataactaaatTTACAATcacatatttataatatttaataaaattgttaGTAATATATAAACATAGTTTGGGCAAAAATTGATGAGTTTATGTAAATTAGTATCTTGTAGATTTGCCCTTAGCTTGGTTGTGTGGTCGTATTTGGATCCTAAGATCTTAAGTCTAAAGTAGTTGGAAACAGCAGGATTAAGGGTTGTTTGGGGTTTGGATAAGAAATCATTGTATCACAAATAAATTTTAGCGATAATTAAGCTATTACCTAATTCttgttaaatatgttttttcaatAGACAATTAGCACTATTGGTAAATATTGCCCCTAAAACATATAGTCGTATTGGAATCCAATGATAGTTAATTAATACAGTTTAAAgctttaacttttttattaatGTGAATATTTATTgtcgctaaaaattatttttaccataGTGAATAACGATTTCCGAATAAATgtagataaaattattttatcttatatttgtttgagttttttatttcaaaagataaaatacAGTAATTATAATCTCAATATAACTTGTTACGCCGATCATACGAGCCCTTAGTCAAAATTGTTATTGACAACATAACAAGTTCAAACTTTCTACtactattaatatattaatagaTATAGAAATAACTAACAAGAGCAGAAGTAGAATGATAAGTATTCCGATTATTCAATTCATcattaatcaaatatttcaagtttgaaCTGGTATATATAAAGTCGCTTTTGTGATAGAGCGCAGCCAATGGAAACTACCTAACCTTGTATAGAAACGCTACATCGACATTGCTTGGTGCTATTTTTATCCACATTTTTCTCAATTGAAGAAGCAAAAAcacttaattattcttacaaTAATGTGATGCATGACTTCATTCATGCACAATGCAGATGACTGTCAACTCAAAAAATTATTGTCATAACTCATGAAAATATAAAGCTATAAAAAACAGAATATATAACAGGTCATatatggaaaaagaaaaagaaaaaaaaaaaaggagagaaaatGGTCTCTTCtcagtttttaaaataatcCCTCACCTATGGATTTAAGGTTACGATTTTTGTATGAGGTATAAGATATAATAATCTCATGAtaaaatgtaaatattattttatcatgcGTTTGGTTGGAGATATTAGGTAATCAACTAATCATGAGActatttcttctatttatttGTATCCCTCACACTATAATGACCCCTTGGGGGTCGTTTAGTTTGAATAcaaattatgatgaaataagttATCTCATAAACACGGTGAGATAACTTACCTGAGATAGTTAATCCCGAGATAACTTACTCCCAAATTACAAACCTATAGTTTTGGTTTTCTTAAAAGTTTattgaaattcataattttaatctcaattaaatatttatcgaA contains these protein-coding regions:
- the LOC107025991 gene encoding disease resistance RPP13-like protein 4; the protein is MSEVLLNAALPILMKELFDKVDSQIRNVLGFEDEFDKMKSELVTLQSYLGDLDRHKEKSKSAEVASTKLREVIDRLDDLVSDCTNRVAYENMRKRIWSVISPRGMKFRNQVGKKLAEINRDIVSIRESLKIITPMISLCKSEESGSSGGGSNWGRVRWTSDMIDESQTVGLAEDTNTLKKWILPFNGSLQLIAIVGMGGLGKTTLTQKIYNDRQVCSRFQGRIWVCKSTSSELDIMKSILEQLKKDDRGSDRNVLLKRIHEELSKKKYLIVMDDVWSIDDGWWRRILEGLPEAKKQDSCIIITSRNEEVVKRMGVKEEQIHRPKLLSEEEGWSLFCKVAFASSKGECNDIGLERVGKDILKKCAGLPLAIKTIGGLLSSKNQLCSAWKEVYQYLPHILADESKSDDSLMATLQLSYDALHPQQKQCILCFAIYPEDYEIEVDQLVNWWIGEGFIHKEWTKTPRKMALECISELISRCLIEAVRKRNYDGRVYSCKMHDMIREMIIRVAREESFCSLDKNNTNIATINCRRLGVTDETLLQPLDGNSNLRALLLTKAKYIGFTKKVALAQVKSLRVLDLSHLKFKENSEFCEDDMWRWITSLKRLNYLSFRDVENLTKLPRSIKKLWGLQILVLGECIKLQQLHRSIALLPKLIVLDVGNCTSLSYLPRGISKLIHLQELYGFKIPNARVSKACHLRDLKDLIDLRVLQLDVVEESMIEEDELTALAQFEHLRMLIINAGDRDDEIFLERLDKFLPPKSLKELYLRHFRGRTTPAWIAPKLLNGLQYLCIEDSFELHRLSDRFRGSDGKKWEIEGLCFKYLPNLEETWEEITSAMPGLKYVEVSHCNSLKSFPCDVEGIGFWRKTE